A stretch of DNA from Cannabis sativa cultivar Pink pepper isolate KNU-18-1 chromosome X, ASM2916894v1, whole genome shotgun sequence:
aacaatatgGCAATGCATTACTGAAATTGTAGTTTTGGTACAATTAGAACTATGTCATTTGAAGCAAAAcctgtaatttgatttttggtAATGCAATATCACAAAAACAGTATATAAACCTGTAATGAAGAACTTCACACAACAAAATATTGAACTATTAAGACAATACCCTTTAAAAAAGCACAGGGCAATGTTCTAATTTAGTGATCAAAGCACAAAGCAGTAGGCAAtgtgatcaaaaagatcatacAATATCACATTCACTACAGATACCATTAAAAATGCACAAAGGCAATGTTTTAAGTCTGTCATCAAACCACAAAGCACTAGGCAATGTGATAAAAAAGATCATAAAACATAACATTCACTACTAATAATATGCCATCTAAGGTGTTCACAAAATATGGCTTTAATTATTATGACATAATCCAAAATACAATACAAAAGTTGAGTAGTGCAGCAACTAATTTGCAGAAGATGGTGGTTGAGTGTTTCTTGATTCCCTTTGTTGCTGCTTGGTTCTCCTCATGTTCCTCTGAACAGTTTGAGGATCTGGATTCTTTTTGGGAGGACGACCCATCTTTTTCTTCTGAGGAGGTTCCTGATACCATGATAAATGTTAGGTTATATGTATACCATGGAAAAATCAATACAAAGTTAATTGAcattaatgaaataatatacCTTCTCCTGTACTGGTTGTTTGCAAGTGGTCTTTGTATGGCCTGGTTTTTTGCAATTAGAACAGTTGTTAGACTGCCCGAATCTCCTCATTTTAGTTGCACCAGGTGGAGGTTCATCTACTTCTCTTCTCCTTGATTTCTTAGGCCTGCCAGGTAGAACAGTTTCTGCTGGTGGAAGGATTGGATTCAGGCCTTTATTAGGCCAATGCTCAGGACCAGGCATAGGTGCAATTGACCCTTCATAAGTTGCTAAGAAGGCTTCTTTCTTGTAACATTCAGCAAGAAAACCATACTCACTGAGGTTGGAATACCATATGCAAGCTAATGCATGACCACAGGGAATACCTGTGAGGTCATAAGTTCTGCAAGAGCATGTTTTGGTCTCCAAATTTGTTGCTTCCACCTGGCCAGTAGACACTGTCACTTGGAACAAGCCTCCAACAGATTTTGTACACTGACATTTCATTGCTAACTTCCTATTCTTCTGCAGGATATCAAAGATTCTCTTCCCAACTGGTTTTGTCCACTTACTAACACTTTCTCTTTGCTTTCTCATTCTATCCATCAGCCAGTATCTTACATACTCTAACAGAGTTATGATTGCCTTGTCTCTTCCATCTAGTATGGCTGAGTTGAAACTCTCACAGAGATTATTTAGCAACATATCACACTTACTGAAAGTCCTAAAATGGGACTTGGTCCATTCAGATGGTGACTTTTTGGACAACCATTCAAAAGCTGCTGCATTAGTCTCCTTCAGTTCATCCATTCTCCTTTTGAATTCTTCCACTGTTGTAGCTCTAGCACAAGCCCATAATTGTTGCTTCAACAACAATCCAGGGAACTCCTTCTTGAAGTTGGCATAAAGATGCCTAACACAAAAACGTATTTCAGAACCTTCATAAATTTCTGCTACAGCCCTTTCCAGCCCCTTCTGCCTGTCTGAAATGAATGTGAACAATCTTGTGTCTTGTACATCCAGATCCTCTTTCAGTAGTTGCACAAACCAAGTCCAACTATCAGTGTTTTCCTTCTCAACAACAGCATATGCAAGAGGAAACATGCTGTTGTTTGCATCTATACCAATGGCTACAAGCAACATACCCCTGCAATACCCTTTCAAAAAGCAACCATCTAACCCGATGATGGGCCTACAGAACTTGAAACCAGCTTTACATGCTGCAAGGCATATGTAAATCCTCTTGAAATACCTTAC
This window harbors:
- the LOC115703923 gene encoding uncharacterized protein LOC115703923 → MYLKHHPKPDPKVYLEHQLKLDREKRGREIQTKTPTQTRKRPRQTPSKTPTKKKKNQSVEEEDFLEEEYAADTQDLELAEEGAADPSQWWGSVNDLCSQAYQDDDDGGGYEEDDDLVSLVSDEEDGPVLKKKHIEFDPHFKPENIKFELGMEFPTVEHLREALKEHFISIDRQYKYIHNDRLRIRIVCQGEGCKWLMYARRMRDDCTTMRINKFEEEHNCGILWENRLVDANWIAKEFLEKFRANPAMSFGDFKKANPEGKYSKLSSWTFYRAKNKAMAKIHGTVKDQYAILHDYCAILVKLNPGSTAFIRTSLVDDVRYFKRIYICLAACKAGFKFCRPIIGLDGCFLKGYCRGMLLVAIGIDANNSMFPLAYAVVEKENTDSWTWFVQLLKEDLDVQDTRLFTFISDRQKGLERAVAEIYEGSEIRFCVRHLYANFKKEFPGLLLKQQLWACARATTVEEFKRRMDELKETNAAAFEWLSKKSPSEWTKSHFRTFSKCDMLLNNLCESFNSAILDGRDKAIITLLEYVRYWLMDRMRKQRESVSKWTKPVGKRIFDILQKNRKLAMKCQCTKSVGGLFQVTVSTGQVEATNLETKTCSCRTYDLTGIPCGHALACIWYSNLSEYGFLAECYKKEAFLATYEGSIAPMPGPEHWPNKGLNPILPPAETVLPGRPKKSRRREVDEPPPGATKMRRFGQSNNCSNCKKPGHTKTTCKQPVQEKEPPQKKKMGRPPKKNPDPQTVQRNMRRTKQQQRESRNTQPPSSAN